One segment of Panicum virgatum strain AP13 chromosome 1K, P.virgatum_v5, whole genome shotgun sequence DNA contains the following:
- the LOC120642223 gene encoding 5'-adenylylsulfate reductase-like 3, translated as MAPRQPWWTALLLPFLLAGVRPATAASIPTDACRVPTIVESALGAPEMCSALDRLFGDPIGVIEGDEVTLARAVNLLHMNKDDYIAVLFYASWCPFSQECKPNFETLASLFPTIRHFAFEESAIRPSIISRYGIHGFPTLFLLNLTMRVRYHGPRTVKSLAAFYTDVSGINASVKSTAGEAMIHSLDDIEHKKDAEQENCPFWWARSPEKILQQDTYLALATAFVILRLLYLLFPKIDSFARWAWRHNLFANLMGAHEYFLTYLEQARQKFHRLYPSSSKRGNLQEGAMNATAWASKSLASVSIGEPSAIGRTNSTSELR; from the exons ATGGCGCCGCGACAGCCGTGGTGGACGGCGCTTCTCTTACccttcctcctcgccggcgtcaggcccgccaccgccgcctcgatTCCTACCGATGCGTGCCGGGTCCCTACTATCGTGGAATCCGCCCTCGGGGCTCCCGAGATGTGCTCGGCGCTAGATCGCCTTTTCGGCGACCCGATCGGCGTCATCGAG GGAGATGAGGTCACATTGGCAAGGGCAGTTAATCTTCTTCACATGAACAAGGATGACTATATTGCTGTCCTTTTTTATGCATCATGGTGCCCATTCTCACAAGaatgcaaaccaaattttgAGACATTAGCTTCCTTATTCCCAACTATTCGGCATTTTGCATTTGAGGAATCTGCAATTAGGCCAAG CATAATATCAAGATATGGAATTCATGGTTTTCCAACACTGTTTCTCTTGAATTTGACCATGAGAGTGCGGTATCATGGACCTAGGACTGTTAAATCACTTGCTGCTTTCTACACTGATGTCTCAG GTATCAATGCTTCGGTGAAGTCAACTGCAGGGGAGGCCATGATACATTCATTAGATGATATTGAGCATAAAAAGGATGCTGAACAGGAAAATTGCCCATTCTGGTGGGCGCGTTCGCCAGAGAAAATACTTCAGCAGGATACTTACCTGGCATTGGCAACCGCATTTGTAATCTTGAGGTTGCTGTATCTTCTTTTCCCGAAGATAGATTCCTTTGCCAGATGGGCATGGAGGCATAATCTCTTTGCAAACTTGATGGGTGCCCATGAATATTTCCTCACCTACCTTGAGCAAGCAAGACAGAAATTCCATAGGCTATACCCTTCAAGTTCAAAGCGGGGGAATTTGCAGGAGGGGGCAATGAACGCCACCGCCTGGGCCTCAAAATCATTAGCATCTGTATCAATTGGAGAACCAAGCGCCATCGGAAGGACAAACTCTACAAGTGAGCTAAGATGA
- the LOC120642202 gene encoding probable pectin methyltransferase QUA2 yields the protein MSRPLYRGVSGIGGKPAAAAAEGAYYDPKEPGENGIGGAFGRVGARKRHLAAAAAAVRIGVLVLAAAALVGSVAWAGSLYAGRGAAARAAAAAAHRGYRRLQEQLVTDLLDIGELAGGGVRAKEAEVCPPEYENYVPCYYNITDAVDVSDLGGGVVISYERQCTRDGRVTCLVAPPRSYRMPVRWPSGKGFIWKDNVRISGQEFSSGSLFKRMMVEEDQISFPSDAHMADGVEDYAHQIAEMIGLRNEFNFNGAGVRTVLDIECGFGTFGAHLFDRDLLTMCIANYEASGSQVQITLERGIPAMIGSFATKQLPYPYLSFDMVHCAKCNIEWDKNDGIFLVEVNRLLRPDGYFVWTSNLNTHRALRDKENQKKWTAIRDFAEGLCWEMLSQQDETIVWKKTNKRDCYTSRKSGPELCGHDPESPYYQPLNPCISGTRSQRWIPIEHRTTWPSQARQNSTELDIHGVHSDVFADDTSSWDSMVRNYWSLLSPLIFSDHPKRPGDEDPQPPFNMLRNVLDMNAHFGGFNSALLKAGKSVWVMNVVPTNAPNYLPLIFDRGFIGVQHDWCEAFPTYPRTYDMVHADGLLSLEKSHKHRCSTLDIFLEVDRILRPEGWVIIRDTAPLIEAARSVVTQLRWDARILDLDIASDEKLLVCQKPFLRK from the exons ATGTCGCGGCCGCTGTACCGGGGGGTGTCGGGGATCGGCGGCaagccggcagcggcggcggcggagggggcgtACTACGACCCCAAGGAGCCCGGCGAGAACGGCATTGGCGGCGCCTTCGGCCGGGTCGGCGCGCGGAAGCGGCACCtcgctgccgcggccgccgcggtgaGGATCGGGGTCCTggtcctggcggcggcggcgctcgtgggGTCCGTCGCGTGGGCGGGGTCGCTCTAcgcggggcgcggcgcggcggcgcgcgcggccgcggccgccgcgcaccgGGGGTACCGCCGGCTGCAGGAGCAGCTGGTCACGGACCTGCTCGACATCGGCGAgctcgcgggcggcggcgtccgcgccaAGGAGGCGGAGGTGTGCCCGCCCGAGTACGAGAACTACGTGCCCTGCTACTACAACATCACGGACGCCGTCGACGTCTCggatctgggcggcggcgtcgtcatAAGCTACGAGCGCCAGTGCACGCGCGACGGCAGGGTTACCTgcctcgtcgcgccgccgcggagctacCGGATGCCCGTGCGGTGGCCCAGCGGCAAGGGCTTCATCTGGAAGGACAACGTGCGGATTAGCGGGCAGGAGTTCTCTTCTGGGAGCCTGTTCAAGAG GATGATGGTGGAGGAGGACCAGATCTCCTTCCCGTCGGACGCGCACATGGCTGATGGCGTGGAGGATTATGCACATCAAATTGCCGAGATGATTGGGCTGCGGAATGAGTTCAATTTCAATGGGGCTGGG GTTAGGACAGTCCTTGACATAGAATGTGGATTTGGTACCTTTGGGGCACATCTTTTTGATAGAGATCTCTTGACCATGTGCATTGCTAACTATGAAGCATCAGGCAGCCAGGTGCAAATTACACTAGAGAGAGGCATTCCTGCAATGATCGGTTCATTTGCAACAAAGCAGCTTCCGTATCCATATCTTTCCTTTGATATGGTCCATTGTGCGAAATGCAACATTGAATGGGACAAAAATG ATGGCATTTTCTTGGTTGAAGTGAACAGGCTTTTGAGGCCTGATGGATATTTTGTATGGACATCGAATTTGAATACACATAGGGCCTTGCGTGACAAAGAAAATCAAAAGAAATGGACAGCCATCCGTGACTTCGCGGAGGGCCTTTGTTGGGAGATGCTGTCACAACAAGATGAGACAATTGTATGGAAAAAGACAAATAAAAGGGATTGTTACACTTCAAG GAAATCTGGGCCTGAGCTTTGTGGCCATGATCCAGAGTCACCATACTACCAGCCACTAAACCCCTGCATATCAGGCACAAGAAGTCAGCGTTGGATCCCCATTGAACATCGAACGACCTGGCCATCTCAGGCTAGACAGAACTCAACAGAACTTGACATACATG GTGTGCATTCAGATGTATTTGCTGATGATACTTCAAGCTGGGACTCCATGGTGCGAAACTACTGGTCGTTGCTGTCTCCACTTATATTTTCAGATCATCCAAAGAGACCTGGTGATGAGGACCCACAGCCACCATTTAACATGTTAAGGAATGTGTTAGATATGAATGCTCATTTTGGTGGATTTAATTCTGCTTTACTGAAGGCTGGAAAGTCTGTATGGGTGATGAATGTTGTTCCTACGAATGCCCCAAACTATCTACCGCTAATATTTGACCGCGGGTTTATTGGGGTTCAACATGACTG GTGTGAAGCATTTCCAACATACCCAAGAACATATGATATGGTGCACGCTGATGGCTTGCTATCACTTGAGAAGAGCCACAAGCATAGATGTTCTACTCTTGACATATTCTTGGAAGTTGATCGAATCCTACGACCAGAG GGCTGGGTCATAATCCGTGACACCGCCCCTCTTATTGAAGCTGCAAGATCTGTTGTTACTCAACTCAGATGGGATGCCCGAATTTTAGATCTTGACATAGCTAGTGATGAAAAGCTACTGGTCTGTCAGAAGCCCTTTCTCAGAAAATAA
- the LOC120656309 gene encoding serine/arginine repetitive matrix protein 1-like, with amino-acid sequence MPGLNPAAFAADFSESSATLHQQLPAETRRAEQGRAAGERAEQGRTAARPRARARQRPSRGAATGGRRAHYGGAGARRAASALRVARGSRGGSIPFLSLSPSLSVWRRRSCSAELCAGQPHRVTTPPSLPLGRHAVGPPAPPRHAELPAGPPRRRTEEEEPQSRPARRVPAPSHHDAALLAQLRAPEQILLLDGDHGEGRLGLDGSFGVEESTCLWPLYGNVSRAYLQQECNLIVVLKGKLMHAGLTT; translated from the exons ATGCCAGGTTTGAATCCTGCTGCTTTTGCGGCAGATTTTAGTGAATCTTCAGCTACTCTTCATCAGCAA CTCCCGGCAGAGACGAGGCGGGCGGAGCaagggcgggcggccggcgagcgcgcggagcaagggcggacggcggcgcggcctcgagctcgggcGCGGCAGAGGCCCTCGCGGGGCGCGGCGACTGGGGGCCGCCGAGCGCACTACGGGGGAGCGGGCGCTCGTCGGGCGGCGAGCGCGCTGCGGGTGGCGCGTGGCAGCCGCGGCGGATCGatccccttcctctccctctctccctccctctctgtctggcggaggaggagctgcaGCGCCGAGCTGTGCGCCGGTCAGCCGCATCGAGTCACCACGCCGCCGAGCCTCCCGCTAGGCCGCCACGCCGTCGGTCCGCCTGCGCCACCGCGCCACGCCGAGCtacccgccgggccgccgcggagaagaacggaggaggaggagccgcaaAGTCGACCTGCCCGACGAGTACCCGCGCCGAGCCACCACGACGCTGCGCTTCTTGCCCAGCTCCGTGCCCCCGAACAAATCCTACTACTC GACGGCGATCATGGCGAAGGACGCCTTGGCCTTGATGGTTCATTTGGGGTGGAAGAAAGCACATGTCTTTGGCCACTTTATGG GAATGTGTCAAGGGCATATCTTCAGCAGGAATGCAATCTAATTGTGGTCTTGAAGGGCAAGTTAATGCATGCTGGACTCACAACATGA
- the LOC120642231 gene encoding lysine-specific histone demethylase 1 homolog 1-like, giving the protein MEEGSDAQPPPPPHAEATEQPPPVPMDQDGSREATAEPMEDGETAAADASEVADPMEDGETAGDSAAAAEPMEDDAPTSSPTPSAPSATAAVDDSTIARKRRRRKKQFPGMIPTAGVRVLRGSSSSSAHTAAHLTGVPRRRGRPPTSSSLRLARELDSEALIALAAGFPADSLSEDEIVAAVLPRIGGAEQANYLVVRNHIVALWRSNPLSPVAPNAALASIRAEHAPLVAAAHSFLSEHAYINFGLAPAVLSLPPRSPPSFPPPSVLIIGAGLAGLGAARHLIALGFKVAIIEGRLRPGGRVFTKTMCSSAAEYPDTVAAADLGGSVLTGINGNPLGVIARQLGFPLHKVRDKCPLYLPDGRPVDPDMDARVEAAFNQLLDKVCQLRQVIADGVPHGVDLSLGMALEAFRAAHGVAAEHEERMLLDWHLANLEYANAAPLADLSMAFWDQDDPYEMGGDHCFIPGGNSQFVRALADGIPIFYGQNVQKIQYGRDGVMVHTDKQSFRGDMVLCTVPLGVLKKGDIKFVPELPAQKKEAIQRLGFGLLNKVMMLFPYDFWDGRIDTFGHLTEDSCQRGEFFLFYSYSSVSGGPLLIALVAGESAVKFEQASPMENVEKVLATLRKIFSPKGIEVPNPLQAICSRWGTDRFTYGSYSYVAIGASGDDYDILAESVHDRVFFAGEATNRRYPATMHGALLSGYREAANILRAARRRAKKVDSPEKMDVNVEVKVDVNCEVKDNVKDSNIDLDDLFRSPDAAFGGFSVLHDPSTSEPDSISLLRVGIGARKLGSGSLFLYGLIVRKNVAVLAAIEGDEQRLSTMYRDFGTKLVGLDSLGDAGESLISRIKAASRK; this is encoded by the coding sequence ATGGAGGAAGGCAGCGACGCACAACCGCCGCCCCCACCCCACGCCGAAGCCACGGAGCAACCACCCCCCGTCCCAATGGACCAAGACGGGAGCCGGGAAGCAACCGCAGAACCCATGGAGGACGGAGAAACCGCCGCCGCAGATGCGTCCGAGGTCGCGGATCCCATGGAGGACGGGGAAACGGCAGGAGactccgcggcggccgcggagcccaTGGAGGACGACGCGCCCACGTCCTCGCCGACCCCGTCGGCGCCGTCCGCCACCGCGGCCGTCGACGACTCCACCATCGCGcggaagcgccgccgccggaagaaGCAGTTCCCTGGTATGATTCCCACGGCCGGCGTCCGCGTCCTCCGcggatcctcctcctcctctgcccaCACGGCGGCGCATCTGACCGGCGTCccgcgccgccgggggcggCCCCCGACATCCTCTTCTCTCCGCCTCGCCCGGGAGCTCGACTCCGAGGCCCTCATCGCTCTCGCCGCGGGGTTCCCCGCGGACTCCCTCTCCGAGGACGAGATCGTTGCCGCTGTGCTCCCACGCATTGGCGGCGCCGAGCAGGCCAACTACCTCGTCGTTCGCAACCACATCGTCGCGCTCTGGCGCTCTAATCCCCTTTCCCCAGTCGCACCCAACGCCGCGCTTGCTTCTATTCGCGCTGAGCACGCGCCCCTTGTTGCCGCGGCGCATTCCTTCCTGTCCGAGCACGCGTACATCAATTTCGGGCTCGCCCCCGCCGTCCTCTCGCTCCCCCCACGGTCTCCTCCATCCTTTCCTCCCCCATCGGTCCTCATTATTGGCGCTGGCCTTGCTGGTCTGGGCGCCGCGCGCCACCTTATAGCACTAGGCTTCAAGGTGGCCATCATCGAAGGTCGACTACGACCCGGCGGCCGTGTGTTTACCAAGACAATGTGTTCATCTGCTGCAGAGTATCCTGATACAGTTGCTGCTGCTGACCTTGGAGGCAGCGTGCTCACCGGTATCAATGGGAATCCCCTTGGTGTCATTGCACGGCAGCTTGGATTCCCGCTCCACAAAGTGCGGGACAAATGCCCACTGTATCTTCCAGATGGCCGCCCAGTTGACCCCGACATGGATGCTCGTGTTGAGGCTGCTTTTAATCAGCTTCTGGACAAGGTTTGCCAGTTGAGGCAGGTGATTGCAGATGGTGTGCCACATGGTGTTGATTTGTCACTGGGCATGGCACTTGAGGCATTCCGAGCAGCGCATGGTGTTGCAGCTGAGCATGAAGAAAGGATGCTTCTGGACTGGCATTTGGCGAACCTGGAGTATGCTAATGCTGCCCCTCTTGCTGATCTCTCCATGGCCTTCTGGGACCAGGATGATCCGTATGAAATGGGCGGAGACCACTGCTTTATTCCTGGTGGAAATTCTCAGTTTGTCCGTGCACTTGCTGATGGCATCCCGATATTCTATGGGCAGAATGTGCAAAAGATACAGTATGGGCGTGATGGTGTGATGGTGCACACTGATAAGCAGTCGTTTCGTGGTGATATGGTTCTCTGTACAGTTCCTCTTGGCGTGCTCAAGAAGGGTGACATCAAGTTTGTGCCTGAGCTACCTGCTCAGAAGAAAGAGGCCATCCAGAGATTGGGTTTTGGTCTGCTTAACAAGGTTATGATGCTGTTCCCTTATGATTTCTGGGATGGTAGGATTGATACATTTGGTCACTTGACAGAAGATTCTTGTCAGCGTGGCGAGTTCTTCCTGTTCTACAGCTATTCTTCTGTCTCAGGAGGGCCATTGCTCATTGCCCTTGTTGCTGGGGAATCTGCAGTCAAGTTTGAGCAGGCTTCACCAATGGAAAATGTTGAGAAGGTGCTAGCAACACTTAGGAAAATCTTTTCTCCCAAGGGGATTGAAGTTCCAAACCCATTGCAAGCAATATGCTCTCGATGGGGTACCGACAGGTTTACTTATGGATCATACTCATATGTGGCTATTGGCGCTTCTGGTGATGACTATGACATTTTGGCTGAGAGTGTGCATGATAGAGTTTTCTTTGCTGGGGAGGCAACAAATAGGCGATACCCCGCTACAATGCATGGAGCCCTGCTTAGTGGGTATAGGGAGGCTGCTAACATTTTAAGAGCAGCTAGAAGGAGAGCCAAAAAAGTGGACTCACCTGAGAAAATGGATGTTAATGTTGAAGTAAAAGTGGATGTCAACTGTGAAGTCAAAGACAATGTTAAAGATAGCAATATTGATTTGGATGATCTCTTCCGTTCTCCTGATGCTGCATTTGGGGGCTTCTCAGTTCTCCATGATCCATCTACCTCTGAACCAGATTCAATTTCCTTGCTGCGTGTTGGAATTGGTGCTAGAAAGCTAGGTTCTGGTTCACTTTTCCTCTATGGATTAATAGTGAGAAAGAATGTAGCTGTGCTGGCTGCAATTGAGGGTGATGAACAACGGTTGAGTACAATGTACCGAGATTTTGGGACAAAACTTGTGGGATTGGATAGCTTGGGTGATGCTGGGGAAAGTCTTATCTCTCGGATAAAGGCTGCTTCTAGGAAATAA